The DNA window AAAATAGATTTTCAGCACTTATGTGTCATAATATCCAAAACCATCTGGTCAGTTTCATTCATAGCTTCGGAACCAATTCTTGTCAGGTTGCGGATACTGCGATCTACATCATCGTCAATAATTCCTTCTACGGATGTAACACATTTCTGTTGCATAGCAAGCATGGCAGACAGAACTGCTGTTGATACACCACTGCTCACCTTTAGTGCACAACTTGGTTTGGCACCGTCGCAAATCATTCCGGTAAGATTGGCAATCATATTCTTTACGGCAAAAGATACTTGTTCGTAACCACCACCCATCAGATAAGTGATACCGCAACTGGAACCTGTAGCCGCTACTACACACCCGCAAAGAGCAGACAGTCTGCCTAAACTCTGTTTGATATAAATTGCAGTCAGATGGCTTAGCATCAGTGCACGAATCAGTTCTTCTTCCGAATTGTGATTTTCTTCAGCAAAAACCGCCACCGGAAGCGTAGCCGAGATTCCCTGATTACCACTACCCGAATTACTCATTACAGGGATCATTGCTCCTGCCATACGAGCATCGCAAGCTGCAGATGTGTATGATAAAATATGCGCAAACGTGTTATCGCCCATAATGTGGCGTTCCATCTTACTTTGCAGAGTTTTTCCCAGTCCATGTCCGTAATCACCATCCAGAGCAAGTTCGGCAGCAGCCATATTCAGTCGTTTGGTTTCAAGAATAAAGGATATCTCTTCCAAAGGCGTTTCCATGGCAAAATCATAAACTTTACGCAAGTTCAGTTCCGGATCTTGTTCTGATTTCTCAGCAACAGAAGCCGTACGTTTATCCAGAAGAACATTATCATCAACAGCCAGGTAAACAAAATCTTTATGTCCACCAGAGATAATGGCAGTTGAGCGCTTACCTTCGGCTTTGCAAACAACTTCAATATAGAGTTTTTCTTCAATATTTTCTTTTAGGGAGATGTGGATGGCCTGCTGTTCTATCAGCTGTTTGCCTCGTTCCACATCATCGGGGGTGCAATCCTTCAGGACTTCCAGTTCATAGGAAGACTTACCAATCAACGCACCAAGTGCAATTGCTATTGGCAAACCAATCATTCCTGTTCCTGGAATTCCCACGCCCATGGCATTCTTTAAAATGTTTGCGCTAAGATGAGCTTCAATATTAACTGGAAGCGTACCCAATATTTCGGCGGCTTTAGCCACACAAAGCGCTACCGAAATAGGCTCTGTGCAACCAATTGCCGGAACAACCTCGCGCTTCACCAGCGAGATAATCTGTTCTTTTTCAACTTCGTGAATATTCATTAATCTCAAAGTGATTTTTTTGTTAGATAAGAGAATTTATTTTTTGCTTTTAATGCGATACAAAATTAAATAAAAATTCCGAATTTATACGTATAAATCTTAAAAAAGGGAATTTGCTAATCAATATAGTTAGGATTAGAAAGGAATATCTATTCCTTAAATTGGATTTATATATAACACCCACTCTTATGATTTATATCTAATGGATTTATGCAAATAGACATTTTCATTAGATATAAATCACAAAAGGTTCCATTTTTATTGCTTTATTAGATATAGCTAATGGAAATCGTGAATAATATATCAGAGTTTAAACTATACCAGACTAATAGCCTGAAGTTCTTTTGTCAATGCCTTAATACCATTTTGAATCTTTTCAAGCTGAGTTTTACGAGGCTTATGCACTCCTGCCGCATAATGCCATAGCTGACGTTCATTAATTCCGGTTATTCTACTCAATGCAGCTTTCGTAAATATATTACTGTAGTAATTAATAAAGGTAGCAGCATCTATCTTGAACTTAAGCTCAAATTCTCCAACCAACAATTCAACAGGATTTGGATTATCTTCCAAATACAGTTGGATAGCTTCGCTCATATTATCTTCAATCTCTCTCATATCATTACCAACGGTAATAATTGGAGCACCTTCTATATAAGCACTAAAATTCTTTCCTGCATGTTCTACAATCACTTCTACTGTTTTCATAGTTACTTTTCTGGCTTTTTAGAACAAAACGTTTTCTTGAAGCATAGTTACAGCTTCTTTTACTGATTTGTAACTTATAACTTTTGAGAATTAGTTATGCTACAAATGTAGTAATAATATGAATACTTCATATTTAATTATTCACTATTTTACTATACTTTCAATTAATAGGGGGACAAATCATATCTGATAAAATCGCTCGGAAAACGTACAATAGTACTATTATAATACCTACTTACTACAGATGTATTATTGACAGCAACATCGATATAAAATAAAATTCTGAATCAATTCTTGAAGTAATATACTGGGTTATAAATTATCTAAATCTATTACATTATCTGTACCAAACCAGTCTACTGCTCTTTCTATTACTTGAGGATTAGCTTGATTGAAATAAATCACGAGCGATTCTTTGGCTCTTGTGCAACAAACATAAAACAATTTCTGACTTCGTTCTAAGTCTCAAATAGAACAACAGAATAAGAATACTCAATATATAAATGAATTTCAAAAGACGTTATCTATGGGATTGAGTAGAGACGTTCTGATGTATCTCAAAGCATCGATTCTCAACATCGTTCTACAACAAGCTGCCTCTATTTGTCGAAAGATTCAGAAAGCAGAAGAATTGGCAGAAGACACATTCATTGACGACCGTAACTATCTGTGCTTCGATGATGTTCTTCGTACAGCAGGCCGACTTTTCGTTCAGGGTATAGATGATGCCCCTGCAGTCTCAAATTTAATATCCCAAACATCCTCAAAGTGCATGTCAAGAAGGGTGTCTGTCTCTGAACTCCATCCTTCAATATCTGGAGTAAGCCCAATTGGCAAGACAGTAACCGTTGCACGCTTTTCTACAGAATCCCAATGAAACGAGCGTATTTCAGAATCATGGAAATTCCAATTATCTTCTTCACCGAGAAACATTTCTATATTCTCAATGCCATCGATTAGTTTCTCAGAACTATTTCGGATTGTCCTACTATACTTGTATGCCATATATCACGGATATAATTGGTTTCAAAAAAAATATTTACGACATATTAATCTTGTATTTAAATGTCAAGCATTAATTCTTTCAATAGTCGAAACATTCCTAACGAAAATCCACACAATAAATGTCTAAATTAATAAATTAACCTCGTCCTTTATCTCTTGATAGCAGTTATCCATGTAACCTATCAATTTATAGAACAGAGTTTCTTTATCTAGATTTTCAGCCCAATCTTTTAGTACACCGAATCCAGCATTAGCATACTTCTCAGCGAGTGCATATACCTCGTCACGATTACAAATTTCGTCAATCTGTTCAGTATTGTCCTTCAAATTTTCGTCAAAGTATAGGCACGATAGGAGCGCTTCGTAATTGCCAAGATACTCAGCACGGACAAATGAGTCAACTGTTTGAGGGGCAGATGGTTCTTTCCCTTCCATCTTAGCTATCGCTATTGCGAAGCTATACAAGTCTGCGCGTGTGGCGGCATTCTTGTGAAGCTGGAAATACTTGCTTTTCTCCAAATCTGCTATAAAGCCGTTATCGTAAGCCTTTGCTATGTTTAATGCTACTTTTGCCATAATTAATTACTTTATTACAGTTACACTATCTTCAAATGACAATTTAGTAAATGTGCTATACTGGTTTTGCAAAGCTCCACTAACCTTTTCGTCAAATTCAGTAGGAGTGAATGTAAGAATCACCTGCTTAGACTTTGCAATCTCGCAGAGAGTATTGATAAAGTTTATGCGGTTCTCATCATCAACACGTCCAATAGGAGTATCAATAAACAACAATGAATCGTGCATAGACACCTTCTGCAAAGCAAGCGTAAACGAAAGTGCAAGCAATGCACGTTCGGCTGCACTACATGAGCCCAATGTCTGTGAACCATAATTATCAAGCAAACGGAAAGTATAGTCTTCGAGTATCTCTACTTTTGAGAACGCATCTTTCTTCCAAAGAAGTTTTGAGAAAGTATCAAAAGTTTCATTCTCCATCTCGTTACGACTCTCTTCAAGTAACTCAAGACGTGTCTCCTTGAGAATATTACGACACTTCTTGCAGTATTCTGCTTGTTCGCTGATTCTCTCAAGTTGCTTATTCTTATCTATGAGTGATTTCAGTTTCTTATTCTGATTCACATACTTAGTATTAAGTTCATTTCTATGAGCCTCTTCTACACCCTTCTTCGCTACAATCTTATCGCGTTCAGCCTTGAATAACTTCTTCTGTTCAATGGCTTTGGTAATAGCCTCTGTATTAGGAATGTTCATCAAGTAAGTATTGAGTTGCTTCTCCTCGTCAAGATAATCATCATATTGCTTGCTCAAAGAATTGATTTCATTCATCATAGCCACACGTTTGTCTTGGTAGTTGGCAATCTTTGCTAGATACTGACGAAGGAATACAACAGCCTTATTAAGAAGAGCCGATGTTTCAGAAGATACCTCCAACTCCTTTTTCAACTCATCAATAAAGTTGAATGAATGGTCACTCAATGGCTGGTCGCACACACAACAATGCTTATGATGCTCAATTGAGTCAAGCAAAAACTTATCAATACGCGGAGGAAGTTTTCCATGCTTATCTTGCTCCTGTATGTACTTATATAGGCTTTTGATTGCAGGATACATAGCAAAGCACTGTAAATACTCGCGTACGAATACCATCATTTGGTCTTTCTTCTGATCTATAGTAACCTTAAGGTTGTCAATCAATGTTTCTACTTCTTTGAGACGAGCTGTTTTCTCTGAAACATGTATATGGCCGCTTATGGTATTGTCGAGTTCTGCAATCTCATCATCACACTTATGTATCTGTGTTGTAAAAGTATCAACAGCTGCAGTAGATGTGTCAATAGCCGACTGAATGTTATCCAAATCCTTTTGAGCTGTAGCAATATCCCTCACTGAGGAATTTGCGATCTGAGGATTTAGAACACCAGTCAAGTAATTATTGAAGGCAGTTTCTGCTTTCTCTATTATTTTTGCTTGAGTAAGTTCCTCAATACCATTCTTTACATTTTCAAGCTGACCTGCTTTGAAATAATCCTCCAAATGTTCACCGTCAAAGAAGATGTATTCATGAATCTCTTCAGGTACATTCTTTTTTACCAAAGATAGTGTTTCCTCTTCTGAATCTACAGAGTTCCACTCTCCATCTTTGAAATGCATGATAGAAAATTCTGTGCTAACTGGTACCACTGCCTCGTTTGTTACATTGAACTTACCTACACGCTGAAATCTAACTTTCTCTGCTGAGTCGTCTGAAGTAAACAATATTCTGACAAAAGCATCGCCTATAGCACTACCACCATCAACAAGATGTTCACGTATTTCTTGAACCTGTAAGTTGTTAAGAATCGGACTCGCAGTATATTTGTTACCTAGGTGCATCTCCGAATCGTAGAGGCACCAAGTTATGGCATTGAGCACATTTGTTTTACCTACACCATTCTTGGCATAGATTATATGTAGGTCATTCTGTTCTGCAGCACATGAAAACTTAAATTGCAGATTTCTGTACTGTCGGAAATTCTGAATATCTATACTCTCTATTCGCATACGGCTAAACTGATTTCATGATTTTTTCAATTATTCTCTTACCTTGACGACCCTCCTCAATACCAGAGAGCACATTCTCGATATTTTGTTTCATAGCGATATCAGACTTAGTCTTTTCCGCTATCTTTATGCGTATCTTTTTATTAATTGCCATACTAATCTAAAGTATTTATTATTTTTAGTGCATCTATTGAATTTATTGCATTCTCAGCTATTTCTCTAAGGCGAATTTGTTCCTTAGCTCTAATCTTACGTTCGAGTTCAGCCACATCATCATCGAGACCTGCTATTGTATCTACACATATGTCATATAGGTTCGCAAACTTTTTATCAGGTGCTTGTCTAATGATACGACCGATACGTTGAACATACTCGCGTGGATTAGTACTTGATGCCATTAGAATGCCTACATCAGCCGTTGGAATATCAATGCCTTCGTCCATACATTTTATTGCAACGAGAGCTTTATAGACTCCTGCTTTAAATTTGGCTATTATAGTTTCACGCTCAGACTTATTATTATATCTGCGTTCAGGCTTAGTGCCCTCTTTTTCAGTTAGCTTATGAGAGATAACACCTCGTTCATTTAATATACCTAAAACGCTCTGTATCTGCTGTGGAGAAACAAATATTATGAGATTTTGTATGCCACCTTTAGCATCTAGTTCATCCAAGATACGTTCAAGTTCTTCATATTTGCTTTCTGCATTCTTAATAATATTTGCACGCTTCTCCATTAAGCGTTCAAGACGTAGAGCTGCATCAGCATCATGATCCTTCATTCGCCATATCTTACTTATACGATTTGAAACTGATTGGTACTCCTTCGTTTCATCACCATTAAGCCTAACTGTCGAAATAAGGTAGTTATAGTTAACAAGAAAGTGCTTCCCGGTCATGGGGTTATACTCTGTTAACGCATCTTTGATGGTAAACTCGAAGTTCGCATTGCCATAATAGTCTACAAGTCTTGCTGTTCCTGAATCATCAAACCAACGACTAGGAGTTGCACTCAAACCTATTCTATATTTATAAATATCTAATAGTGCATTTTGTAGCTTCCGTGCTCCAAGCCAATGAGTTTCGTCACCCACAAACAAAACTTCAGTGTCGGGGTGTAGACAGGTTGTAAAAGCTCCTATAAATTTCTCTGATGAAGCCGTAATATGTGTCGTGTAGAATACACAATGATCAGCTAGTCCAGCTCCATTTTTATATAATAACTTTGTCAGAAGTCCCTCCCAGTTAACTACAGAACCATCAACGACATCACTCTCATCGAAGCATAAGCCCAGGGCATCTACCTCCTCTTTCCATTGCTTTGACAATGTATTTTGAGGTGTTGATATAATGGTAATTAACTTCTTTCGAGTTTGATTTAAGTACTTAATACCAGCAATGGCCGTACGTGTTTTTCCTGTACCTGTTGCCATTTCAAATAACAAACGGTAGCTATTTTCTTTCCATTTATTAAGTGCATCAGCTTGGTAGAAAAACAATTTCTTGTCTTGTTTAAAATTAAAGTTCTTGAGTTTAAGTGTACGGTACTTCCTCAAAGAAATACTCTCAGTTTTGAAATCTGAAGAGTAACGTACGATATCTGCCTTCACTGCACTTGGAAGATTGAATACCTTCACATTCTTACGCTCTCCGTTCCAAATTTCGTCAAAGCGCTGTTTGTCACGCAGATAATAATCATGTGATTCAGACCATTCTTTAAAAACTTTAAACTCTTCGTCGTTGTTTACCCATGCTGCGGCAGTCTCGTTTATTGAGCCACTAAATGAAAGTTCATTGCCGTCTTTATCACGTAGTATGCCAACCTTCTGGTGAAACAATCCTTTTTCCGAGATTGTTTCGTTATCACAGATCGAGCCATCTTCATTGAAAACGATGGCAAGCTTCATTTCCAGTAAGCCATTTGCCAACATCCATCCAAGGGCCTTTACATGATTTTTTTCAAACTCTACCTCTAGGTTGTCTTTATCAATACCAAAATCTCTAAGAGTGAGTTCGCTACTGTCTTCAGCTATTTTTTTGATGACTTCAAGGTCGTCGCTATTCAAACGAGGGCTTGTAATGAGTCGCATCTTTCCACCATTCTGAATAAAGTCAGAAAGCCCACGAGCTGCAACAGCCATGGACGAAGATGCAAAGAAACCAGCAATGCGGTCATAGAGGACTGATGCACCTAAAACAGGAACATAATAGTCCTCTATGATATCGTCAACACCCGACTCATAGCAAGGTTTGATATTTAGCTCCTTAAAGTTCATAATCTATAGACTCTTTTGCCGTTTCAATTATGAGATTAACGTTAGGACGTCTTCTAACTTGAGTTGTCTTCGATAGAATGGACAATATCTCTTCGCGTGTTTCATCTGTAGCTCCCGCCATAAAATAATTCTGAACGTAAGGGATATACAGACATAGTTTTGGAATAATAGCCTTCATATCTCGCTCCTTTAGTTTTATAAAGTTTGATCCCAATGCATTTGCATTTGCTCTGCATTTTGCGAATCTACACAATCCTAATTGAGCAGCTGTCTTCATATGGTTTTCGCCATATTTTTTATCAGCAACCTCTTTGCGTTTATCCGAACGAAGCATATAGCCCATCTGATTATAGTCAACATCTGTCTTGCCACAATTAGCGAGTAAGTATGGAACACTATAATATGCGTCCTTGAAGTCACTAAACTGTGATGGGTCAGCCTTTGTTATTTCGTATGGCTTAAAGTCATCT is part of the uncultured Bacteroides sp. genome and encodes:
- a CDS encoding AAA family ATPase encodes the protein MRIESIDIQNFRQYRNLQFKFSCAAEQNDLHIIYAKNGVGKTNVLNAITWCLYDSEMHLGNKYTASPILNNLQVQEIREHLVDGGSAIGDAFVRILFTSDDSAEKVRFQRVGKFNVTNEAVVPVSTEFSIMHFKDGEWNSVDSEEETLSLVKKNVPEEIHEYIFFDGEHLEDYFKAGQLENVKNGIEELTQAKIIEKAETAFNNYLTGVLNPQIANSSVRDIATAQKDLDNIQSAIDTSTAAVDTFTTQIHKCDDEIAELDNTISGHIHVSEKTARLKEVETLIDNLKVTIDQKKDQMMVFVREYLQCFAMYPAIKSLYKYIQEQDKHGKLPPRIDKFLLDSIEHHKHCCVCDQPLSDHSFNFIDELKKELEVSSETSALLNKAVVFLRQYLAKIANYQDKRVAMMNEINSLSKQYDDYLDEEKQLNTYLMNIPNTEAITKAIEQKKLFKAERDKIVAKKGVEEAHRNELNTKYVNQNKKLKSLIDKNKQLERISEQAEYCKKCRNILKETRLELLEESRNEMENETFDTFSKLLWKKDAFSKVEILEDYTFRLLDNYGSQTLGSCSAAERALLALSFTLALQKVSMHDSLLFIDTPIGRVDDENRINFINTLCEIAKSKQVILTFTPTEFDEKVSGALQNQYSTFTKLSFEDSVTVIK
- a CDS encoding antitoxin HicB, coding for MKTVEVIVEHAGKNFSAYIEGAPIITVGNDMREIEDNMSEAIQLYLEDNPNPVELLVGEFELKFKIDAATFINYYSNIFTKAALSRITGINERQLWHYAAGVHKPRKTQLEKIQNGIKALTKELQAISLV
- a CDS encoding DEAD/DEAH box helicase family protein; the encoded protein is MNFKELNIKPCYESGVDDIIEDYYVPVLGASVLYDRIAGFFASSSMAVAARGLSDFIQNGGKMRLITSPRLNSDDLEVIKKIAEDSSELTLRDFGIDKDNLEVEFEKNHVKALGWMLANGLLEMKLAIVFNEDGSICDNETISEKGLFHQKVGILRDKDGNELSFSGSINETAAAWVNNDEEFKVFKEWSESHDYYLRDKQRFDEIWNGERKNVKVFNLPSAVKADIVRYSSDFKTESISLRKYRTLKLKNFNFKQDKKLFFYQADALNKWKENSYRLLFEMATGTGKTRTAIAGIKYLNQTRKKLITIISTPQNTLSKQWKEEVDALGLCFDESDVVDGSVVNWEGLLTKLLYKNGAGLADHCVFYTTHITASSEKFIGAFTTCLHPDTEVLFVGDETHWLGARKLQNALLDIYKYRIGLSATPSRWFDDSGTARLVDYYGNANFEFTIKDALTEYNPMTGKHFLVNYNYLISTVRLNGDETKEYQSVSNRISKIWRMKDHDADAALRLERLMEKRANIIKNAESKYEELERILDELDAKGGIQNLIIFVSPQQIQSVLGILNERGVISHKLTEKEGTKPERRYNNKSERETIIAKFKAGVYKALVAIKCMDEGIDIPTADVGILMASSTNPREYVQRIGRIIRQAPDKKFANLYDICVDTIAGLDDDVAELERKIRAKEQIRLREIAENAINSIDALKIINTLD
- a CDS encoding L-serine ammonia-lyase, iron-sulfur-dependent, subunit alpha codes for the protein MNIHEVEKEQIISLVKREVVPAIGCTEPISVALCVAKAAEILGTLPVNIEAHLSANILKNAMGVGIPGTGMIGLPIAIALGALIGKSSYELEVLKDCTPDDVERGKQLIEQQAIHISLKENIEEKLYIEVVCKAEGKRSTAIISGGHKDFVYLAVDDNVLLDKRTASVAEKSEQDPELNLRKVYDFAMETPLEEISFILETKRLNMAAAELALDGDYGHGLGKTLQSKMERHIMGDNTFAHILSYTSAACDARMAGAMIPVMSNSGSGNQGISATLPVAVFAEENHNSEEELIRALMLSHLTAIYIKQSLGRLSALCGCVVAATGSSCGITYLMGGGYEQVSFAVKNMIANLTGMICDGAKPSCALKVSSGVSTAVLSAMLAMQQKCVTSVEGIIDDDVDRSIRNLTRIGSEAMNETDQMVLDIMTHKC